GCCGGCATCGACTTCAACACGACGCCGCTCGCGACGGACGACGTGAAGAAAGCCGTGCGGCTTCTGCTGTCGCAAGGCGTCACGACGGTGTTCCCGACCGTCATTACGAACGGAGACGAAGCGATCGAGGCTTCGATGCGTTCGATCGCCGCGGCGTGCCGGGAGGACGCCCTGACCGGCTCTTGCGTCGGCGGCATCCACCTCGAAGGCCCGTTCCTGTCGCCGGTCGACGGCTCGCGCGGCGCGCATGAGGCGGCGTACGTCCGCGCGCCCGACTGGGACGCGTACCTCCGGTGGCAGGAAGCGGCCGAAGGGCGCATTCGCATCTTGACGATGTCGCCGGAATGGGACGGCGCGGCCGATTTCATCTCGCGCGTCGCCCGGACGGGGACGATCGTGTCGATCGGCCATACGGCGGCGACGCCGGAGCAAATTCGCGAGGCGGTCCAAGCCGGGGCGCGCATGAGCACGCACCTCGGCAACGCCGCGCAGCTGATGCTGCCGCGGCACCCGAACTATATTTGGGAGCAGCTCGCCGCCGACGAATTGACCGCTTGCGTCATTCCCGACGGCTTCCACCTACCGGATTCGGTGCTCAAGGTGTTCCTCCGCGCGAAGGCGGGCCGCATCGCGCTCGTCAGCGACGCGGTGTACTTGAGCGGCCTCGCGCCGGGCGCGTATCGGACCCATATCGGGGGCGACGTCGTGCTGACGCCGGAAGGCCGACTCCATCTGGCGTCGAACCCGAAGCTGCTCGCCGGCTCGGCGCAGATGCTCGTCGAGGGCGTCGGCCGCCTCGCGGAGCGCGGCTTGTGTACGTTGGACGAGGCGTGGGCGCTGGCGTCCGCCGCGCCGGCCGAAGCTAGCGGCCTTGAAGGCGGCGTCGGGACGCTCTCGCCCGGGAGCCCGGCCGATCTCGTCTTGTTCCGCCTCGACGGCGCGCGCGTGCGAATCGAAGAAGTGTATAAGAACGGAACGAGCCGATTCCGTCAGAACGGAATCGGCTCGAGCGGATCGGCCTGATGCTCCCAGGCTCGCACGACGCCCGCGGCGGCCCCGACGGCCGTCGCGAGCGGGTGGAGCGAGGAGCGGACGAGCTCCGCTTGCGCGGATGCGGGGGAGAGCGATCTTCCCCGCATTTCTTGTCGGATGATCGGGAACAGCGTATCCGAGGCGAGCATGAGCGGTCCGTCGCACACGACGTACCGCGGGTTGAGCAAGTTGACGAGCGGCGCCAGCGCGACGCCGATCGCGCGGCCGACGCGCGTCAGCTCCCGGAGGACGGCCTCGTCGCCTTGCCTGGCCCGTTCCGCGAGCGACGCCGCGTCCAGGCGTTCGGGCGGCTCGCCCGTCGCCGCCGCCACCCGGGCGAATAGGGCCGGCAGCCCCGCCACCGCCTCGAGGCAGCCCGCGTTGCCGCAAGCGCAGCGGGGACCGTCCGGCTCCACGACCGTATGCCCGAGTTCCCCCGCGAGTCCCCCTTCGCCCCGCACGATGTCGCCCCCGATCGCGATGCCGCAGCCGACGCCCGCGCCGAACGAGCAGTACGCGAAATGATTCGTCCCGCGCCCCGCCCCGAACCACAGCTCGCCCTGCGCCGCCAGCTTGACGCTGTTATCGACCAGAATGCGGCCGAGCGGCAGCGCGTCCGCGAGCATCGCCCGCAGCGGCACGTCGCGCCAGCCGAGATGCGTCGACAACGCGACGCGGCCGGACGCCGGATCCACCAGCGCGGGCACGCCGAGCCCGACGCCGACGAGCGGGCGGTTCGGCTCGGCCGCTTGCGCCGCCGCGGCGTGCGCCGCGACCGCCGCGACCGTCGCCTCCGGCGTCGTCTCGGAGAGCGGCAGCTCCTCCCGCTCGAGCGGCGTCCCGCACAGGTCCGTCGTCACGGCGAGAATCGAGCGGGACAGCAGCTGGAAGCCGAGCGCCTTCCGGTTCGCCGGCTCGAACGCGACGCCGAGCGCCTTCCGTCCGGCGCCTCCGCTCACCGTCAGCCCCGTCATGCGGACGTAGCCCGCCGACGCCAGCTCTTCGACGATCGCGTTCACCGTATTTTTCGTAAGGCCGAGCGCCGCCGACAGCTCCGTCCGCGTCGTCGTCCCTCGCCGCTTGAGCGCTTCGTAGATCAGCTTGCGGTTGATGTCCTTCGAGAGCGTCGGCCCTCTTCCGCGCGTTCCCGCCATGCCGCGACTCTCCCCTTTTCCTTATGTTTACTCATCGTAACAAAAAAACGCCGCCCGCGCGACGGTTCGCGCATGCGGCGCAGGTTAGCGGACCCACGCGTCCAACCCCGCAAGGAACGATTCCAAGACGCGCTCCTTGCTCGACTCCGTCAGGATCATCTCATGGAGCCGCTGAAGATGCTTCTCTTCGGTCCAGCTTGGCTCCCGGCCCTCGTAATATTTGGACACTTGGCCGTATACCAGATGCGGGAACGTCAGCTCGGCGACCAATGCCGCATACTGGTCCTTCGTCAGCGGATGCGCCTCGTGGTACGCCTTCATCATCGTCAGCATCGTGTCCAAGTCCCAGGCGAGGTCCCGCTTCATGACCTTGTTCAAGATTTTCCGCAGATCCCGGATCGGCACGTCGACCGTCAGCGAATCCATGTCGAACACGTAGAAGCGTCCATCGTCTCCGATGGCCGTGTTGCCCGCGGCGAAGTCCTGATGGCACAACGTCTTCGTCTCGTGCGTCAATCGAACCCAGTCGCCGTAGCCGGTTCGCCGCAACCGCTCCAACGCGTCTTCGCCTTGCGCGACGAACGCGTCGGCGCGCCCTAGGAACAGTCGGTCGAAGCCGTTCGGGTTCGGCTTGCCCGCGGCAGCGCTCTTCCACGCCGCAAGCTGCTCGACGCGCCGACGCATCGTCGTTTCGCGGTCGGTCAGCAAATACGACGGATAGAAGCCCGTCGGCGATTCGAAGCCCTGAGAAGCGACGTGGAACGTCGCCAAGCCGCGTAGCAGCGTTCTTAACTCGGCCTCGATCTTATACTCCGGCGGACGGCCGCGGACGGCGTCGAACAGCACGTAGTTTTGTCCGTCTTCCCGCGCCCAGCCGCCGCCGTCCGACGTCCGGTGCACCCGCGGCGTCCCGAGCCCTCTTCCGCGCATATAGTCGATCGCCGCGATCATAAAGCGGATCGCTTCGGTCCCGAACGGGACCTTCTTCAAAATCAACCCGCCCGCGTCCTCGGCGTCGACATACCATACCGCCTTCTTCCCTTTGTCGGACAGCAGGCGGACGCTCCGCACGGCGTACGGGTACCGCGACAGCGCCCGGACCGCGGCGGATTCCTCATAAGGGTCCATGCTCATCCCACCCTTCTACTCTATTTTCTTGCGGTTCACGGCGGCCATGTACAGCAGCTCGAGGCGGCGCGCCGCGTGCTCGAATCCATGATTTCTTTCGACGAACGCGCGGCCCGCCCGCGCCATCCGTTCCGCTTCCTCCGGATCGCCGAACAAGCGGAGAATCGCGTCCGCGAACGCGTCCGGGTTGGCGTAGTCGTCGATGACCAACCCGTTGACGCCGTGCCGGACGATCTCGCTATTGCCGCCCCGGTTCGTCGTTACGATCGGCAGCCCCGCCGCCATCGCTTCGTAATGCACCCTCGCGAGCGGCTCCTGCCACTGCGAGCTGCACACGAAGACGTCGCCGGCGAGGAAGGCGTCGG
The nucleotide sequence above comes from Paenibacillus antri. Encoded proteins:
- a CDS encoding ROK family transcriptional regulator, translating into MAGTRGRGPTLSKDINRKLIYEALKRRGTTTRTELSAALGLTKNTVNAIVEELASAGYVRMTGLTVSGGAGRKALGVAFEPANRKALGFQLLSRSILAVTTDLCGTPLEREELPLSETTPEATVAAVAAHAAAAQAAEPNRPLVGVGLGVPALVDPASGRVALSTHLGWRDVPLRAMLADALPLGRILVDNSVKLAAQGELWFGAGRGTNHFAYCSFGAGVGCGIAIGGDIVRGEGGLAGELGHTVVEPDGPRCACGNAGCLEAVAGLPALFARVAAATGEPPERLDAASLAERARQGDEAVLRELTRVGRAIGVALAPLVNLLNPRYVVCDGPLMLASDTLFPIIRQEMRGRSLSPASAQAELVRSSLHPLATAVGAAAGVVRAWEHQADPLEPIPF
- a CDS encoding N-acetylglucosamine-6-phosphate deacetylase, with amino-acid sequence MSRAVVEGRLLGSGAAARVVVDGGRVASVESIDDAEGLPWIAPGLVDLQVNGYAGIDFNTTPLATDDVKKAVRLLLSQGVTTVFPTVITNGDEAIEASMRSIAAACREDALTGSCVGGIHLEGPFLSPVDGSRGAHEAAYVRAPDWDAYLRWQEAAEGRIRILTMSPEWDGAADFISRVARTGTIVSIGHTAATPEQIREAVQAGARMSTHLGNAAQLMLPRHPNYIWEQLAADELTACVIPDGFHLPDSVLKVFLRAKAGRIALVSDAVYLSGLAPGAYRTHIGGDVVLTPEGRLHLASNPKLLAGSAQMLVEGVGRLAERGLCTLDEAWALASAAPAEASGLEGGVGTLSPGSPADLVLFRLDGARVRIEEVYKNGTSRFRQNGIGSSGSA
- a CDS encoding CotS family spore coat protein, which produces MDPYEESAAVRALSRYPYAVRSVRLLSDKGKKAVWYVDAEDAGGLILKKVPFGTEAIRFMIAAIDYMRGRGLGTPRVHRTSDGGGWAREDGQNYVLFDAVRGRPPEYKIEAELRTLLRGLATFHVASQGFESPTGFYPSYLLTDRETTMRRRVEQLAAWKSAAAGKPNPNGFDRLFLGRADAFVAQGEDALERLRRTGYGDWVRLTHETKTLCHQDFAAGNTAIGDDGRFYVFDMDSLTVDVPIRDLRKILNKVMKRDLAWDLDTMLTMMKAYHEAHPLTKDQYAALVAELTFPHLVYGQVSKYYEGREPSWTEEKHLQRLHEMILTESSKERVLESFLAGLDAWVR